GGGCAACTGAAAGGCCGATGAGCCCACGAAAAACCCCCGGAGCGATCCGGGGGTTTTGTCGTGGTGCGCGATACAAGGATTGAACTTGTGACCTCTTCCGTGTCAGGGAAGCGCTCTCCCACTGAGCTAATCGCGCGGGTATGGAATTGTGCAGCGGTGGAGGTGGCGACGGGAATCGAACCCGTGTACACGGCTTTGCAGGCCGTTGCCTCACCACTCGGCCACACCACCAGATGCGAGTCGACTCGCGCCGAGCGGATGACGGGATTCGAACCCGCGACCCTCACCTTGGCAAGGTGATGCGCTACCAGCTGCGCTACATCCGCATGCCCACGAGCGATCTTGTGGATCGTGCTGCTCGCGGTGCGAAGAGAAACTTACGCGATGGTTTCCGAACTATCCAAATCGCCTGGTCAGAGGCGTGGCCGCGAGTGAATCCCCAGCGTGTGATTCGCTCCCGTGCCGCATAGGCGGGTTTGTGACGTGGCCCACCGCGGTGATTTGGGACTTCTGCGCAACCCGTGTAATCTTCTGGCTCGTGCGCAGGCGCCCCCGGCACTGACCGAAGGCGCCCGACACGGTCCCGTGGCTCAGTGGAAGAGCGTCCCGTTCACACCGGGAAGGTCGCTGGTTCGATCCCAGCCGGGACCACCACAGTTCCACAAGCTCCGCCGACATCGGCGGGGCTTTTTTCGTTCGATCTCACCCGGTTATCTCGCCGGAACCCGGGCTCGGTCGATCGGATGAACAACGCGTCTACCTCCGGTTTTGCCGTCATGCAGTGGATACGATGCGGCGGCAGACGTGGCGAGGAGCGCTCACAGCTGCAGTCGGACGCTTGGAGAGTGACATGACCAGACGCTGTGACTGGCTCGGCGGACTTGCAGTGCTCGCGTCCGCCGCCGTCATCGCGCTCGGTGCCGGTGACGCCTCGGCAGCGCCCGGCGACTACCTCGCTGTTCTGGAGTCGCGCGGGATCTACACGACAACTCCTGGAGCGACGTCGTGTTTCGACTATCCCCACGACACCAGCGGTTGCAGCAGACGATTCACCACAGCCGACGATGCTCTTCATACCGGCTATTGGGTGTGCGATCAGTTGGACATCGGCCGTTCACCGTCTTCCATCGCCCACCAGATGTACACAGCGGATGGGCTGTTCCTCAGCAAGAAGAACTCCGCCAACGTCGTCGACGCCGCGCACAAGGAGCTTTGCGAATGAAGCGACTCATCATCGGAATCTTGGCCACGTTCGCTCTGGTCGCGGGACTGCTCGTGGGTGTCGGGCAGGCATCAGCCATCACGGTTGCCGAACAGGCCTTCGTCAACAAAGCGCGGACACTGCCCACTGCCGCCTGGCCGAACAGTCGGTACACCACAGACGCGGAGATGGTGGCGGGAGGCTACCGCGCCTGCGGCGTCATGGACCGATACCGCGACACTCAGGTTGCCGAGCGGATTTTCTACAACCCTGACGGCAGCTACCAGCCCGCGTACGAACAGCGACTTTTCCTGCTGTACGCGACCCAGGACCTCTGTCCTCGCCACGCTTATCGCTACGAGAACTTCTGAGGGGATCACAGATGACCAGAAATTCCGTCGCCGGTTTGCGGTGGCAGTGGTAATCGCCGCACCAGCGTTTCGTCCGTTCGGCATCACCGACCTGCGTCAATACGGGCTGCATCCCTGAACGAACACGGGCCGGTACGGCTGTCCCGCAACCGCATCGACGTCGTCGAGAACCCGGGCCAGCACGACGACCGCGGCGTCAGCGGATCGCTGCTGCGGCGCGGCGAGGAGCGCGTAACCGTGTCGCATCGTCACCGTGGCGACGATGCGCGCCTGCCAGCCCGGCGCGTCGGCCGGCGGTGACTGGATGCCGTCGAGAACGCGGCAGGTCGACCGCTGCGCGAGCTCCTCACCGTCGTTCCCGGTCGAGAGATCGATGAGTACGTCGACCACTCGCCGCTGGTCGGGTCGTAGCGCAGAGTCGTCGGGGAGTGGCCAGGGGTCGAGCCGCGGGCGCACGACCTCGGACGGGGTCTCGACTGCGATGTGGATCGCTGGAACCGGACCGTCGGCGGTGCTCGACGAGGTGTCGCGCGTCATCGCGACCGGCTCGATGCCTTCCCCGACGCATGCGACGGTCAGCGTCGACGATGCCGCGATGACCAGTACGACTCCGAGGGTTGCTCGTAGTGATGACATGGTGTCGTCCCCAAGGTGATCTCGTCACCCACCGAGGTCAACGGTAGTCCGGCACGGACCGTCGCGATCCAGCTGTCCACCGAACAACCGACCACGCCCCACGGCGTTGCGCGTGATGCAGCTCACAGCCAGGGCGTACGCTCGCCGCGTGGCCGCGAAGACTGCCGTCGATCTGCCGGAGTCGTCTCGTCCTGCGCCCGCACGGGTCCCGACGGCGGCAATCGTCGTGGCGGCCGTCGTCGCGGTCGGGGTGATCGCCTGGCACATCGCAGCGTTCCCGATCACCAACCCGTTCTACGGGCTCTTCGAGAACGCCACCGATGCCCGCGTCTATCGCGCGGGCGCGGCCACCGTGCTCGACGCGGGTCCGCTGTACGACGCACCCGTCCTGTGGCGTCTGCACTTCACCTATCCGCCGTTCGCCGCGGTCGTGTTCGTCCCGCTGGCTCTGCTCACCGAGGCCGTCGCCAACATCGTCTGGTGGACAATCGGTTTCGCCGCGCTCACCGGTGTGATCGGGATGTGCCTTCGCAGCCTGCGCTACCGGCCCGACGGTCGCCTGATCACGTTCGCCGCCTTGCTCGCGATCTCGTCGACCGCCCTCGAACCCGTCCGAACCACCATCTGGCTCGGACAGGTCAACCTCCTGGTGATGATCCTGATCCTCGTCGACCTGGTGTTCCTCTCGACGACATCGCGGTGGCGCGGAGTCGCCACCGGCATCGCGGCCGGGATCAAACTGACACCGCTGTTCGCCGTCGTCTACCTGTTGGTGACCCGCCAGTGGCGCGCGGCAGCCACGGCGCTGGCGACGTTCGCGGCGACCGTGATGATCGGATTCCTCGCCGTCCCCGCCGACTCGTGGGCCTACTGGACCCGCCACCTCACGGACACCGAACGCATCGGCCGGGCCGACTCGCCGGCCAATCAGTCGGTGCGCGGATTCGTGTCGCAGATGTTGTCGCACTTCGACATCGGGCGGTTCGCCGAGCCCGCACCCGGCGGACCCGTCTTCGTCGCGCCGACGTGGCTGTGGCTCCCGCTTGCGCTGGTCGTCGCCGCGCTCGGACTGCTCGCCGCGGTGGTTGCCCACCGCGACGGTCGCGACCTCCTCGCGGCCACGATTGTCGGCATGACCATGTGTGCGGTCTCGCCCTTCGCGTGGGGACACCACTGGGTCTGGTGCGTGCCGCTGTTCGTCGTCGCGCTGGATCTGGCGGTGCGGCGGGGGAGCGCGGCTCGCACGTGGTGGTACTGGCTCGCGCCGGCCGGCGTGGCTGCGCTGACGTTCACCTGGTGGCGGCACTGGTGGGACAGCGGGCCGTACCTCACCTCCGACCATGCGATCGCGTTGGGGCTTTTCATGATGCCGCGAAACGGTGACGACTCCGTCGTGGGCGATCTGCTCGTCGTGCTGTATTCGGGCTGCTATCCGCTGCTTCTCGCGGTCACCGTGTCCGCGACTCTGATCGACGGCGCGCGGCGGAGGCGACGGCGCCGCTCGACCACCCTTCCGACGCCGGAGGCCCACACCTGCATCGCGTAGCCTGGACGTCACTTTCCAGGCCGAGACGAACACCGGGCCGAAGTGCGCAGCGGGCCGAATGAACGAGGTGGGAGACGATGCCGACACCGGGGGCGAGCGAGTCCGGAGTGAACGAGACGTCCACACCGAGCGGCGCGCGGACGTCGGCCGACGCGGACCGCGGGTCTCTCCGGCATCGCCTGCGCATCCGCGCACGCCATCGTCGCTACGTCGTGCGCAGCAACCCGAAGTGGCACGGCATGTACCGCATCGCGGTCGGGACGATCGGCACGATCGTCCTGCTGTGCGGAATCGTCGCGATCCCGTACCCGGGCCCGGGCTGGCTCATCGTGTTCCTCGGACTGGGCATCCTGGCGTCAGAGTTCGACTGGGCGCACCGGTTGCTGAAGTTCGCGCGGGCGAAATACGACGCCTGGATGGACTGGATGAGTCATCAGCACTGGTCGGTGCAGGCGATCTTCTGGCTCGGCACCTGCGCGATCGTCATCGCGACCCTGTGGGTTCTGGGCGCCCTGAACACCGTCGCCGGTTGGGTGGGCCTCGACTACAGCTGGCTGGCCAGTCCCGTCTTCGGCTGACGACTCGAGACGCGGGTAGGGGCACACGGTAGGGGTGCACTCCACGACGACCCGTCGCGGATACCATCAGAGTCGCAAACGTCCGACCCGGACGCGTCTTCGCGTGTCCGCCCCAACCCGAGGAGCGCCCCCGTGCCCGACGACGTCCAGGTGACCAGCCCCGCCACGATCCGTGTGCCGGCTGGGACGACCGCGGGCACCGCACTGCGCGAGGCCGAGCTGCCCAACAAGGGCCCGGAGGCCATCGTCGTCGTCCGTGACGCGGGCGGGGATCTCCGCGACCTGTCGTGGGCACCCGACGCCGACACCGATGTCGAACCGGTCGCCGCGAACACCGAGGCCGGCCGCAGCGTGATCCGGCACTCCACCGCACACGTTCTCGCGCAGGCGGTCCAGGAGCTGTTCCCCGAGGCCAAGCTCGGGATCGGCCCGCCGATCAAGGACGGCTTCTACTACGACTTCGACGTCGCCGAACCCTTCACCCCCGAGGACATCACCGCCCTCGAGAAGAAGATGAAGCAGATCATCAAGTCGGGTCAGCGGTTCTCGCGGCGGGTGTACGAGTCGAAGGACGAGGCCCGCGCCGAACTGGCCGGGGAGCCGTTCAAACTCGAACTCATCGACGACAAGGGCGCGGCCGACGACGCCGAGGTGATGGAGGTCGGCGGCGGGGAACTGTCGGTCTACGACAACCTCAATCCGCGCACCGGAGAACGCATCTGGTGCGACCTGTGCCGCGGGCCGCACGTCCCGACGACCAAGTACATCGCGGCCTTCAAGCTGACCCGCAGCTCGGCGGCGTACTGGCGCGGCGATCAGGCCAACGCCGGTCTGCAGCGCGTCTACGGCACCGCGTGGGAATCGTCGGAGGCGCTGGACGCACACCTGGAGATGCTCGCGGAGGCCGAGAAGCGCGATCACCGCAAGCTCGGCGCCGAACTCGACCTGTTCAGCTTCCCCGACGAGCTCGGCTCGGGACTCCCGGTCTTCCACCCGAAGGGCGGCATCGTCAAGCGCGAGATGGAGGACTACGTCCGCGCGAAGCACATCGAGAACGGCTTCCAGTACGTCGGCACCCCGCACATCTCGAAGGAGCATCTGTTCCACCTGTCGGGCCATCTGCCGTACTACGCCGAGGGCATGTTCCCGCCGATCCACGTCGACGAGGAACGCAACGAGGCAGGGGAGATCACCCGCCAGGGGCAGGACTACTACCTCAAGGCAATGAACTGCCCGATGCACAATCTGATCTTCCGGTCGCGCGGACGGTCGTACCGTGAACTGCCGCTGCGGCTCTTCGAGTTCGGTCACGTCTACCGCTACGAGAAGTCCGGCGTCGTGCACGGTCTGACCCGCGTCCGCGGGTTCGCCCAGGACGATTCGCACAGCTATGTGACGCCGGAACAGGCCAAGGACGAGATCAAGCATCTGCTCGACTTCATCCTCGGGCTGCTGCGCGACTTCGGCCTCGACGAGTTCTACCTCGAGCTGTCCACCCGTGACGACTCGCCCAAGTTCATCGGTTCCGCGGAGCAGTGGGCCGCCGCGACCGCCATCCTCGAAGAGGTGTGCGTCGAATCAGGTCTCGACCTCGTGCCCGACCCGGGTGGTGCCGCCTACTACGGACCGAAGGTCTCGGTTCAGGCGAAGGACGCGATCGGGCGTACCTGGCAGATGTCGACCATCCAGTACGACTTCAACCAGCCGGCCGGATTCGACCTCGAGTACACCGCCGCCGACGGCACCAAGCAGCAGCCGGTGATGATCCACTCGGCGAAGTTCGGCTCCATCGAGCGCTTCTTCGGCGTGCTCACCGAGCACTACGCGGGCGCGTTCCCGGCGTGGCTCGCACCGGTCCAGGTGGTCGGCATCCCGGTCGCGGAGGCGTTCGAGGGACACCTATTTGATGTGGTGGCCGACCTTCTCGCCGCCGGTGTCCGCGCCGAGGTCGACGCCTCCGACGACCGGATGCAGAAGAAGATCCGCAACCACACCACCGGCAAGGTGCCGTTCATGTTGCTGGCCGGCGAACGCGACGTCGAGGCCGGGGCGGTGAGCTTCCGGTTCCGCGACGGCACACAGGTCAACGGCGTACCGGTCGCCGATGCGGTGTCGGTGATCGTCGAGTGGCTCCGGAGCAGGCGCAACGAGTCGCCCACCAAGGAGTTGGTCGAGGCCGCGCTCGGCGAGGTGGAGACGGTCGTGGTGGCGGGAGCGCTCGATGAGTGACGCCGCGTTCGGTGAGGCGCCCGGCGAGATCCGGGACGAGGGTGTCGGTGTGGCGGATCGCCTGCAACGGCTGTGGAGTCCCCACCGGATGACCTACATCGCCGACCCGCAACCGGCCGAGAAGACGGGGCACCCGTTCCTCGACATCCCGACCATGAGCGATGAGGACGGTCTCATCGTGGCGCGTGGTGACACCGTCTACGCGGTGCTGAACCTGTACCCCTACAACCCGGGGCACACCATGGTGGTGCCGTACCGGCAGGTCGCCGACCTCGAGGATCTGACCGCCGCGGAGTCCGCGGAACTGATGGCGTTCACGCAGCGGATGATCCGCACGATCAAGGCGGTGTCGAACCCCAACGCGTTCAACGTGGGTCTGAATCTGGGCTACGCGGCGGGCGGTTCGTTGTCCGAGCACCTCCACCAGCACATCGTGCCGCGATGGATGGGCGACGCGAATTTCATCACCATCGTCGGCGAGACGAAGGTCATGCCGCAGTTGCTCCGGGACACCCGCGGACTGCTGGCCGAGGCCTGGCAACGTCTGGGCGACTGATGACCGACGATGAGTGACCGGGAAGCGTCGGGGCGCGACGTGCGGCGAGATGGGGGAGGAACTCGGCGATGCTGAGCATTCTGGGTCGGGCGTCGGTCTCGAAGGTGACCCTCCCGATGGGTCGGGCGCTCCTGCGGACCGGGCTCACGCCGGACTCGGTGACGGTGATCGGCACACTGGCCGGTGTCGCGGCCGCGCTCACCCTGTTCCCGATGGGCGAGCTGTTCTGGGGCACGATGGTCATCTGGCTGTTCGTGATGTTCGACATGCTCGACGGCGCGATGGCCCGGGCCCGCGGCGGCGGAACCCGATTCGGCGCGGTTCTCGACGCGACCTGTGATCGCGTTGCCGACGGTGCCATCTTCGCCGGCCTGGCGTGGTGGTGCGCGGTCACCGAACCCCACGACCTGCTGCTCGTCGCGACCCTGATCTGTCTGGTGACCTCGCAGGTCATCTCCTATGCCAAGGCGCGCGCGGAGGCGAGCGGCCTCTACGGCGACGGCGGTCTCATCGAACGACCGGACCGGCTCATCATCGTGTTGGTCGGCGCCGGACTGACGGGACTCGGCCTGTGGTGGGCCGTGCATGTCGCCATGTGGATCCTCGCTATCGCGAGTGTGATCACCGTGGGGCAGCGGATGTGGTCGATCGCGCAGTCGCCGGGTGCCCGGGACCTCATCCCGATCGCTCCCGAACCCGACGACACCGAACCCGCAGAAGCCGAGAACGGCGATGCCGAACCCTCGTCCGGCTCGGACGGTCAGACCCCGCCCGCGGGACAGCGATGACCGATCTCGGCGCGATGGCCGCCGATCTCGGGTACCGGGCCGGCTGGGCCGCCGTCCGCTGGGCTCCGGAACGCGCCGCGCGGGGTCTGTTCGACCGTGCCGGCAGCTACGCGGGTCGTCGTGGCGGTGGCCCGGACCAGTTGCGCCGCAACCTGGCCCGTGTCCTGGGCGTGGAACCCGCGCAGGTGCCCGACGACCTCGTCGCCGACGCCATGCGCTCCTACGCCCGGTACTGGTGCGAGGCGTTCCGCCTGCCGACGCAGGATCGTGCGACCGTCACGTCCACCGTCACGCTCCCCGACGAGGACCGGGCCCGACTGGACGCCGCGCTGGCGAGGGGCAAGGGAGTCATCCTGGCGCTGCCGCACACCGGCAACTGGGACATGGCCGGTGTCTGGCTGGTCCACCATTACGGCAGGTTCGCGACGGTCGCGGAACGCCTGAAGCCGGAGTCACTGTTCAACCGGTTCGTCGCCTACCGGGAATCGCTCGGCTTCGAGATCTTCCCGCTGAGCGGTGGCGAGCAACCCCCGTTCGGGCAGCTGGCCGACCGGCTCCGCGCCGGCGGCATCGTGTGCCTGCTCGGCGAACGCGACATCGCCCGGCACGGGGTGCCGGTGACCTTCTTCGGCGAGCGAACCCGCATGCCGGCGGGGTCCGCACGGCTGGCGATGGAGACCGGTGCCGCGCTGATGCCCGTCCATCACTGGTTCGAGGAGGCGCCGTACTCCCGGATGTGTTGCGGGGAGCAGATCGACGTCTCCGGTGGGATCGAAACGGCCACCCAGGCCCTCGCCGACGCCTTCGCGGTCAACATCGCCGCGCATCCGGCGGACTGGCACATGCTGCAGCCGCTCTGGGAGAGCGACTGGACCGACCGTCAGCGCGGTCGCGTGGAGCGGGACGGGACGCCGACATGACGACGACCAGGGGAGTGCCATGCGAATCGGAATGATCTGCCCTTACTCGTTCGACGTGCCCGGGGGTGTACAGGCCCACGTCACCGAACTCGCCGACGTCTTCCTCGACCGGGGCCACGAGGTCAGCGTGCTCGCCCCGGCCGGCCGCGACACCGAACTGCCGGAGTACGTCGTCCGGGCGGGACCCGCGCTGGCGATCCCGTACAACGGCTCGGTCTCCCGGGTGAATTTCAGTCCCAAGGGCTACCTGCGATTGCGTCGCTGGGTCGCCGAGAATGGCTTCGACGTCCTGCACGTCCACGAACCGAATTCGCCGAGCATCTCGATGCTGTCGTTGATGGTGGCCTCCGGGCCCATCGTCACCACCTTCCACACCGCCACCTCGAAATCGTTGTGGCTGAGCGTGTTCCAGGGAATCCTACGGCCGTATCACGAACGGATCGCGGGCAAGATCGCCGTCTCCGAGCTCGCGCGTCGCTGGCAGATGGAGTCACTCGGCTCCGATGCCGTCGAGATCCCGAACGGCATCAACGTCGCGTCCTTCGCCGACGCCGAGCCCCTCGAGGGGTATCCGCACCCGGGTGGCACGATCCTGTTCCTCGGCCGTTTCGACGAACCGCGCAAGGGCATCGACGTGCTCATGCGTGCGCTGCCCGCGGTCGTGGAGAGGTTCCCGTACGTGCGGGTCCTGGTCGTCGGCGGCGGCAACCAGGCGGCGCTGCGGCGGCGGGCGGGTCCACTCGCCGAACACCTGGTGTTCCTGGGACAGGTCGACGACGCGACCAAGGCGCGGGCGCTGGCCTCCGCCGACGTCTACTGCGCACCCAACCTCGGCGGCGAGAGCTTCGGCATCGTCCTGGTCGAGGCGATGGCGGCCGGGGCGGCGGTGATCGCCAGTTCCCTGAACGCCTTCCGGCGAGTGCTCGACGACGGCCGGGCCGGGCGACTCGTCGAGACGGGGTCCCCCGATCAACTCGCCGCCGGCCTCGTCGAACTCCTCGCCGACCCGGAGGCGCGCGGCGATCTCGTCGCCGCCGGACGGATTCGGGCCGACAAGTACGACTGGTCGCGGGTGGCCGACCAG
The genomic region above belongs to Gordonia hongkongensis and contains:
- a CDS encoding TIGR02611 family protein encodes the protein MPTPGASESGVNETSTPSGARTSADADRGSLRHRLRIRARHRRYVVRSNPKWHGMYRIAVGTIGTIVLLCGIVAIPYPGPGWLIVFLGLGILASEFDWAHRLLKFARAKYDAWMDWMSHQHWSVQAIFWLGTCAIVIATLWVLGALNTVAGWVGLDYSWLASPVFG
- the thrS gene encoding threonine--tRNA ligase, producing the protein MPDDVQVTSPATIRVPAGTTAGTALREAELPNKGPEAIVVVRDAGGDLRDLSWAPDADTDVEPVAANTEAGRSVIRHSTAHVLAQAVQELFPEAKLGIGPPIKDGFYYDFDVAEPFTPEDITALEKKMKQIIKSGQRFSRRVYESKDEARAELAGEPFKLELIDDKGAADDAEVMEVGGGELSVYDNLNPRTGERIWCDLCRGPHVPTTKYIAAFKLTRSSAAYWRGDQANAGLQRVYGTAWESSEALDAHLEMLAEAEKRDHRKLGAELDLFSFPDELGSGLPVFHPKGGIVKREMEDYVRAKHIENGFQYVGTPHISKEHLFHLSGHLPYYAEGMFPPIHVDEERNEAGEITRQGQDYYLKAMNCPMHNLIFRSRGRSYRELPLRLFEFGHVYRYEKSGVVHGLTRVRGFAQDDSHSYVTPEQAKDEIKHLLDFILGLLRDFGLDEFYLELSTRDDSPKFIGSAEQWAAATAILEEVCVESGLDLVPDPGGAAYYGPKVSVQAKDAIGRTWQMSTIQYDFNQPAGFDLEYTAADGTKQQPVMIHSAKFGSIERFFGVLTEHYAGAFPAWLAPVQVVGIPVAEAFEGHLFDVVADLLAAGVRAEVDASDDRMQKKIRNHTTGKVPFMLLAGERDVEAGAVSFRFRDGTQVNGVPVADAVSVIVEWLRSRRNESPTKELVEAALGEVETVVVAGALDE
- a CDS encoding glycosyltransferase 87 family protein, encoding MAAKTAVDLPESSRPAPARVPTAAIVVAAVVAVGVIAWHIAAFPITNPFYGLFENATDARVYRAGAATVLDAGPLYDAPVLWRLHFTYPPFAAVVFVPLALLTEAVANIVWWTIGFAALTGVIGMCLRSLRYRPDGRLITFAALLAISSTALEPVRTTIWLGQVNLLVMILILVDLVFLSTTSRWRGVATGIAAGIKLTPLFAVVYLLVTRQWRAAATALATFAATVMIGFLAVPADSWAYWTRHLTDTERIGRADSPANQSVRGFVSQMLSHFDIGRFAEPAPGGPVFVAPTWLWLPLALVVAALGLLAAVVAHRDGRDLLAATIVGMTMCAVSPFAWGHHWVWCVPLFVVALDLAVRRGSAARTWWYWLAPAGVAALTFTWWRHWWDSGPYLTSDHAIALGLFMMPRNGDDSVVGDLLVVLYSGCYPLLLAVTVSATLIDGARRRRRRRSTTLPTPEAHTCIA
- a CDS encoding glycosyltransferase family 4 protein is translated as MRIGMICPYSFDVPGGVQAHVTELADVFLDRGHEVSVLAPAGRDTELPEYVVRAGPALAIPYNGSVSRVNFSPKGYLRLRRWVAENGFDVLHVHEPNSPSISMLSLMVASGPIVTTFHTATSKSLWLSVFQGILRPYHERIAGKIAVSELARRWQMESLGSDAVEIPNGINVASFADAEPLEGYPHPGGTILFLGRFDEPRKGIDVLMRALPAVVERFPYVRVLVVGGGNQAALRRRAGPLAEHLVFLGQVDDATKARALASADVYCAPNLGGESFGIVLVEAMAAGAAVIASSLNAFRRVLDDGRAGRLVETGSPDQLAAGLVELLADPEARGDLVAAGRIRADKYDWSRVADQILRVYDTVTVGAGPVVVSD
- a CDS encoding DUF732 domain-containing protein, which produces MKRLIIGILATFALVAGLLVGVGQASAITVAEQAFVNKARTLPTAAWPNSRYTTDAEMVAGGYRACGVMDRYRDTQVAERIFYNPDGSYQPAYEQRLFLLYATQDLCPRHAYRYENF
- a CDS encoding HIT family protein gives rise to the protein MSDAAFGEAPGEIRDEGVGVADRLQRLWSPHRMTYIADPQPAEKTGHPFLDIPTMSDEDGLIVARGDTVYAVLNLYPYNPGHTMVVPYRQVADLEDLTAAESAELMAFTQRMIRTIKAVSNPNAFNVGLNLGYAAGGSLSEHLHQHIVPRWMGDANFITIVGETKVMPQLLRDTRGLLAEAWQRLGD
- the pgsA gene encoding phosphatidylinositol phosphate synthase, with product MLSILGRASVSKVTLPMGRALLRTGLTPDSVTVIGTLAGVAAALTLFPMGELFWGTMVIWLFVMFDMLDGAMARARGGGTRFGAVLDATCDRVADGAIFAGLAWWCAVTEPHDLLLVATLICLVTSQVISYAKARAEASGLYGDGGLIERPDRLIIVLVGAGLTGLGLWWAVHVAMWILAIASVITVGQRMWSIAQSPGARDLIPIAPEPDDTEPAEAENGDAEPSSGSDGQTPPAGQR
- a CDS encoding DUF732 domain-containing protein; protein product: MTRRCDWLGGLAVLASAAVIALGAGDASAAPGDYLAVLESRGIYTTTPGATSCFDYPHDTSGCSRRFTTADDALHTGYWVCDQLDIGRSPSSIAHQMYTADGLFLSKKNSANVVDAAHKELCE
- a CDS encoding phosphatidylinositol mannoside acyltransferase gives rise to the protein MTDLGAMAADLGYRAGWAAVRWAPERAARGLFDRAGSYAGRRGGGPDQLRRNLARVLGVEPAQVPDDLVADAMRSYARYWCEAFRLPTQDRATVTSTVTLPDEDRARLDAALARGKGVILALPHTGNWDMAGVWLVHHYGRFATVAERLKPESLFNRFVAYRESLGFEIFPLSGGEQPPFGQLADRLRAGGIVCLLGERDIARHGVPVTFFGERTRMPAGSARLAMETGAALMPVHHWFEEAPYSRMCCGEQIDVSGGIETATQALADAFAVNIAAHPADWHMLQPLWESDWTDRQRGRVERDGTPT